One Ignavibacterium sp. DNA segment encodes these proteins:
- a CDS encoding cytochrome b/b6 domain-containing protein has protein sequence MEKKGKEISLFVDENIFKISSHSKLSCVSCHKGFDPDAMPHAENIQEVKCISCHQKDLTKHTFHPQIIKSSGNGKSNDTSCKNCHGIHDVVNIKNPKSKWNQTNLITSCGSCHKEAAQQYLTSNHSNAFKDGDKSAPNCITCHKSPITTSAFGDNKVDKKITQEKLCFSCHLDDDDVKNRTTPSAGFIHAYDKSVHGMALHKDKNGDAASCIDCHEYHDILKPTNSRSSVYRLNIPNTCGKCHSSIKNEYLESIHGQLVLKGNSDAPSCTNCHGEHNILRVDDPNSPVAFQNLSRQICSPCHESVALSEKYGLSANRYKTFSESYHGLALSGGSATVANCASCHGVHNIKPSSDPTSTIYKGNLVKTCGSCHPGANETFTKGTIHVTLEKEDEPILYWISYIYITLLISVIGGMFVHNFLDFVKKAKIKKLKQRGHIVEEEHGHALYLRMTLSERIQHAIMAISFMILVLTGFMLRYPNAWWVSHITDIWSDVFIYRSWVHRIAAIAMISVSLYHIYYIAFTQRGRQLVKDLFPTLKDFTDAIGVAKYNLGFSKVKPKLDRFSYVEKAEYWALVWGTIIMSVTGLLMWFYIDYIGLFSKLDWDIARTIHFYEAWLAFLAIVVWHFYFVIFNPDIYPMSLAWLKGTITEEEMAEEHPLELERIKKKQAEERMKSEQNSDNV, from the coding sequence ATGGAAAAAAAGGGAAAGGAGATTTCCCTTTTTGTTGATGAAAATATTTTCAAAATCTCTTCCCATTCAAAATTAAGTTGTGTATCGTGTCATAAAGGCTTTGATCCTGATGCAATGCCGCATGCTGAAAATATTCAGGAAGTTAAATGTATAAGCTGTCATCAGAAGGACCTTACTAAACATACATTCCATCCTCAGATTATTAAATCATCAGGTAATGGAAAGTCTAACGATACTTCTTGTAAGAATTGTCACGGCATTCACGATGTAGTAAATATAAAAAATCCAAAAAGTAAATGGAATCAAACTAATTTAATTACATCTTGCGGTAGTTGTCATAAAGAGGCTGCTCAACAATATTTAACTTCAAATCATAGTAATGCTTTTAAAGATGGGGATAAATCAGCACCTAATTGCATCACTTGCCATAAGTCACCAATTACAACATCGGCATTTGGAGATAATAAAGTTGATAAAAAAATTACTCAGGAAAAACTTTGTTTTTCCTGTCACTTGGATGATGATGATGTAAAGAACAGAACTACACCTTCTGCTGGTTTTATTCATGCTTATGATAAAAGCGTACATGGTATGGCATTGCATAAAGATAAAAATGGTGATGCTGCTAGTTGTATAGATTGTCACGAGTATCATGATATTTTAAAACCTACTAATTCACGTTCAAGTGTTTACAGATTAAATATCCCAAACACTTGCGGAAAATGTCATAGTTCTATTAAGAATGAATATTTAGAGAGTATCCATGGTCAGTTAGTTCTTAAAGGTAACAGTGATGCACCGTCTTGTACTAACTGTCACGGTGAACATAATATTCTGCGTGTTGACGATCCTAATTCGCCGGTTGCATTTCAAAATCTATCAAGACAAATTTGTTCACCTTGTCACGAATCCGTTGCGCTATCTGAAAAATATGGTTTGTCTGCCAACAGATACAAAACATTTTCAGAATCATATCATGGTTTAGCATTAAGCGGTGGATCTGCAACAGTTGCAAATTGTGCAAGCTGTCATGGAGTGCATAATATTAAGCCTTCATCTGATCCTACTTCAACAATTTATAAAGGTAATCTGGTAAAAACCTGTGGTTCATGTCATCCTGGTGCTAATGAAACTTTTACAAAAGGTACTATCCATGTTACTTTGGAAAAAGAAGATGAACCAATCCTTTACTGGATATCATATATCTATATAACATTACTTATTTCAGTCATTGGCGGAATGTTCGTTCATAATTTTCTGGATTTTGTTAAAAAGGCCAAGATAAAGAAATTAAAACAACGTGGTCATATTGTAGAAGAAGAGCACGGACATGCTTTATATTTAAGAATGACACTGAGCGAAAGAATACAACATGCCATTATGGCGATCAGCTTTATGATCTTAGTCCTGACTGGTTTTATGTTAAGATATCCAAATGCCTGGTGGGTTTCACATATTACAGATATATGGTCTGATGTTTTTATTTATAGAAGCTGGGTTCACAGAATTGCTGCTATTGCAATGATTTCAGTTAGCTTATATCATATCTATTACATTGCTTTTACACAAAGAGGTCGTCAATTAGTTAAAGATCTTTTCCCAACTCTTAAAGATTTTACTGATGCAATTGGTGTGGCAAAATACAATCTTGGTTTCTCAAAGGTAAAGCCGAAATTGGATAGATTTAGTTACGTCGAAAAAGCAGAATATTGGGCTTTAGTATGGGGAACAATAATTATGTCGGTTACTGGTTTGTTAATGTGGTTTTACATCGACTATATCGGTTTATTCTCAAAACTTGATTGGGATATTGCAAGAACTATCCACTTTTATGAAGCCTGGCTTGCATTTTTAGCAATTGTGGTTTGGCATTTTTATTTCGTTATTTTTAATCCTGATATTTATCCAATGAGCTTAGCCTGGCTCAAAGGTACAATTACTGAAGAAGAAATGGCGGAAGAGCATCCGCTTGAACTTGAAAGAATCAAGAAGAAACAAGCTGAAGAAAGAATGAAATCTGAACAAAACTCAGATAACGTTTAA
- a CDS encoding nitrilase-related carbon-nitrogen hydrolase, giving the protein MNKNIIVGLVQYSPVWEDKLSNQQKIKKLIEQTGNLDLLVFPEMTLTGFTMKSNDFAEELKGESYLFFSTMAKNKKCSVMYGVIEKGKNKNFNTLVHLNNQGKIIKTYRKIHPFSYSKEDKNYGKGKDTVISKVKGAKIGLSICYDLRFPELYRFYGKDKVDIIIDIANWPNTRIEHWRTLLKARAIENQCFVVGVNRVGSDPFVNYNGFSSVFDPMGRELLAVENEEKIFEVEIVKALVNEVRNNLPFLKDIRLI; this is encoded by the coding sequence ATGAATAAAAATATTATTGTTGGATTAGTTCAGTACTCTCCTGTTTGGGAAGATAAGCTTTCAAACCAGCAGAAGATTAAAAAACTAATTGAGCAGACCGGTAATCTCGATTTGCTTGTATTTCCTGAAATGACTTTAACCGGTTTTACTATGAAGTCAAATGATTTTGCTGAAGAATTAAAAGGTGAATCATATTTGTTTTTTTCTACAATGGCAAAAAATAAAAAATGCTCAGTAATGTATGGGGTTATTGAAAAAGGAAAGAATAAAAATTTTAATACTCTTGTTCATCTAAATAATCAAGGTAAAATAATTAAGACTTACAGAAAAATTCATCCGTTTTCTTATTCAAAGGAAGATAAAAATTATGGTAAAGGTAAAGATACTGTGATAAGCAAAGTTAAGGGAGCTAAGATCGGACTTTCAATCTGTTATGATCTTAGATTTCCTGAATTATACAGATTTTACGGTAAAGATAAAGTTGATATTATAATTGATATTGCTAATTGGCCAAATACAAGAATAGAACATTGGCGTACTTTATTAAAAGCTCGTGCAATTGAAAATCAGTGTTTTGTTGTTGGTGTTAACAGAGTCGGCAGTGATCCCTTTGTGAATTATAATGGTTTCAGTTCAGTATTTGATCCAATGGGCAGGGAATTATTGGCGGTTGAAAATGAAGAGAAAATATTTGAAGTTGAAATTGTAAAAGCTTTGGTAAATGAAGTCCGGAATAATTTACCTTTTTTAAAAGATATCAGATTAATCTGA
- a CDS encoding NapC/NirT family cytochrome c, whose protein sequence is MKKVFPHYVYNPITLTGAAIALLSFGLIIFLFILDLFSSEENTYLGILTYIILPSILIAGLLLIAYGIIRERKREKRGKFRSQKLPVIDLNDPKKRAMFVTFSIGTIVLLLFSAFGSFKAYEYTESDEFCGTVCHAVMEPEYTAYLDSPHSRVGCVGCHIGSGTSWYVKSKFSGAYQVYSVIFNKYSRPIGTPVKELRPAEGTCEQCHTPSLFYNETKVDYTYYLSDEKNTKSNISMLIKIGGGKSKFESIEGIHWHANSDNKISYIHTDERRLEIPWVKVTTKDGKETIFRNKLADFNENNFNPQNLRTMDCIDCHNRPSHIYHQPDKMMNKMMAGSQIDETLPFIKSLSVEVLEDKYFTKQQALESIQQRINDFYISNYPDIYKSKKENISKSIEVVKAIYSRNYFTYMNADWKHFPNNISHVYTPGCFRCHDGNHISDDGKVISNDCNSCHKIISQTDNNGVTRVDLNGLKFIHPVDLDEATEKQLCTDCHWKTE, encoded by the coding sequence ATGAAAAAAGTATTTCCCCATTATGTTTATAATCCAATTACACTTACCGGAGCTGCAATTGCTCTATTGAGCTTTGGTCTGATAATTTTTCTTTTCATTTTGGATTTATTCAGCAGTGAGGAAAATACTTATTTGGGAATCCTCACTTACATTATTCTTCCTTCAATTCTCATTGCCGGTCTGTTGTTGATTGCGTATGGAATTATCCGTGAAAGAAAAAGAGAAAAACGCGGAAAATTCAGATCACAAAAACTACCGGTTATTGACTTAAATGATCCAAAGAAAAGAGCAATGTTTGTTACCTTTTCAATCGGAACTATTGTGTTATTGCTTTTTTCAGCTTTTGGCAGTTTTAAGGCTTATGAATATACTGAGTCAGATGAGTTTTGCGGCACCGTCTGTCACGCAGTAATGGAACCGGAATATACCGCATATTTAGATTCACCACATTCCAGAGTTGGTTGTGTCGGCTGCCATATTGGATCAGGTACCAGTTGGTATGTTAAGTCAAAGTTTTCCGGAGCTTATCAGGTTTACTCGGTTATCTTCAATAAATATTCACGTCCTATTGGTACACCTGTTAAGGAATTAAGACCAGCCGAAGGAACTTGCGAACAATGTCATACTCCCTCGCTTTTTTACAACGAAACTAAAGTGGATTATACTTATTACCTTTCGGATGAAAAGAATACAAAATCGAATATTAGTATGTTAATAAAAATTGGCGGCGGAAAAAGTAAGTTTGAATCTATCGAGGGAATTCATTGGCATGCAAATTCCGATAATAAGATATCATATATTCATACGGATGAACGAAGGTTAGAAATCCCCTGGGTTAAAGTTACTACAAAGGATGGAAAGGAAACTATCTTCAGAAATAAGCTGGCAGATTTTAATGAAAATAATTTTAATCCTCAGAATTTAAGAACGATGGATTGCATTGATTGTCATAATCGCCCTTCACATATTTATCATCAACCTGATAAGATGATGAACAAAATGATGGCTGGAAGTCAAATAGATGAAACTCTTCCTTTCATAAAGAGTCTTTCGGTTGAAGTTTTGGAAGATAAGTATTTTACTAAACAACAGGCATTGGAAAGTATTCAACAAAGAATTAATGATTTCTATATTTCAAACTATCCAGATATTTATAAATCAAAAAAAGAAAATATTTCAAAAAGTATTGAAGTAGTCAAAGCTATTTATTCGAGAAATTATTTTACATATATGAACGCTGATTGGAAGCATTTTCCAAATAACATATCACATGTTTATACTCCTGGCTGTTTTAGATGCCATGATGGAAATCATATTAGCGATGATGGAAAAGTAATTTCTAATGACTGTAATAGCTGCCATAAAATTATTTCGCAAACAGATAATAATGGAGTAACACGGGTAGATCTTAATGGATTAAAGTTTATACATCCGGTTGATTTAGATGAAGCAACAGAAAAGCAGCTTTGTACAGATTGCCACTGGAAAACCGAATAA
- a CDS encoding thioesterase family protein, giving the protein MHELKRKINFFDCDPAGIIFYSRIFEFCHSAYEEMISSFNLKENFWMNENYVVPIIHSESEYVKPIKYGDEISIIVQVSQLRDSSFELMYTIKRGKTLCSHVKTVHVFVDKKNWKKKEICNDLKEGLKRHVI; this is encoded by the coding sequence ATGCATGAGCTAAAAAGAAAAATTAATTTTTTTGATTGTGATCCGGCAGGCATAATCTTTTATTCACGGATTTTTGAATTTTGCCATTCGGCATACGAAGAAATGATTTCGAGTTTCAATCTTAAAGAGAATTTTTGGATGAATGAAAATTATGTTGTTCCGATTATTCATTCAGAAAGCGAATATGTAAAACCAATTAAATACGGTGATGAGATTTCTATTATTGTTCAGGTTTCACAATTACGTGACTCATCTTTTGAGTTGATGTACACAATAAAACGGGGTAAAACACTGTGCAGTCATGTTAAAACTGTTCACGTATTTGTTGATAAAAAAAACTGGAAGAAAAAAGAAATCTGTAATGATTTGAAAGAAGGATTAAAAAGACACGTTATTTAA
- a CDS encoding PAS domain S-box protein: MNQNITLDFSLFDGFPDMCFLINDTGDIRFYNKASSEKLEILNGKTDIFFDYVELCDRNETQNLFIKSLNLGKPEELETRLFFKKNFISVKLSFVPFESQGFKERLTLVTARDISEEKKKEMDLIRFFNVAENTVNPLQITDLNGKMIYVNKAFEAASGYSKNELIGRNPSILGSGKNSTKFWDKMWDTVSSGKVWVGEIENLKKNGESFFTQLLVSPILDKNGKVSGYFGIHRDLTEKRTLERQLIHTQKMESIGTLAAGIAHEVGNPLASISALVQVAQRISTDPFVNEKLDLVKSQVTRISKIIRDLVDFSRPSNYELELTDINSVIKEAVEITKVGTKAQGIIFETNLSPDIPLLPLISDQIQQVFVNILLNSVDAIIEKKRSNKIEKISVKSESSDNEVTITFSDTGIGIKEDKLNKVFEPFFTSKTEGKGTGLGLWVSYGIVKSFQGDIKIKSKFNEGTSFIIKLPIN; the protein is encoded by the coding sequence ATGAATCAAAATATCACATTAGATTTTTCACTTTTCGATGGTTTCCCGGATATGTGTTTTTTAATTAATGATACAGGAGATATCAGGTTTTATAACAAAGCTTCTAGTGAAAAGTTGGAAATCTTAAATGGTAAGACAGACATATTTTTTGATTATGTAGAACTCTGTGATAGAAATGAAACTCAAAATTTATTCATTAAATCATTAAACCTTGGCAAACCTGAAGAGCTTGAAACCAGGCTGTTTTTTAAAAAGAATTTTATCAGTGTAAAACTCTCTTTTGTGCCTTTTGAAAGTCAGGGATTCAAAGAAAGATTGACACTTGTAACTGCAAGAGATATCAGTGAAGAAAAAAAGAAAGAAATGGACCTTATCAGATTTTTTAATGTTGCAGAAAATACGGTCAATCCTTTGCAGATAACTGATCTAAATGGTAAAATGATTTATGTTAATAAAGCTTTTGAAGCTGCAAGCGGATATTCAAAAAATGAATTGATTGGCAGAAATCCGAGTATATTGGGCAGCGGAAAAAATTCTACAAAGTTTTGGGATAAAATGTGGGATACTGTTTCAAGTGGTAAAGTTTGGGTTGGTGAAATTGAAAACCTTAAGAAAAATGGCGAGTCGTTTTTTACTCAGCTTCTTGTATCACCTATTTTGGATAAAAATGGAAAAGTATCTGGTTATTTCGGTATTCACCGCGATCTAACCGAAAAAAGAACATTAGAAAGACAATTAATTCATACTCAAAAAATGGAAAGCATTGGTACTTTAGCAGCAGGCATAGCCCATGAAGTTGGAAATCCTTTAGCTTCCATTTCAGCTTTAGTACAAGTTGCACAAAGAATTTCTACCGATCCGTTTGTGAATGAGAAATTAGATCTAGTAAAAAGTCAGGTTACCAGAATATCAAAAATTATACGAGATCTTGTTGATTTCTCAAGACCATCTAATTACGAATTAGAACTGACTGATATTAATTCCGTAATTAAAGAAGCAGTCGAAATTACAAAGGTCGGCACAAAAGCTCAGGGTATAATATTTGAAACAAATTTAAGTCCTGACATACCATTGCTTCCTCTGATATCAGATCAAATACAGCAAGTGTTTGTTAATATACTGCTAAACTCTGTTGACGCAATTATAGAGAAAAAGCGAAGTAATAAAATTGAAAAGATTTCTGTAAAATCTGAAAGTTCGGATAACGAAGTAACAATAACTTTTTCTGATACCGGGATAGGAATTAAAGAAGATAAATTAAATAAAGTTTTTGAACCATTTTTTACTTCTAAAACAGAAGGAAAAGGAACTGGTTTAGGTTTATGGGTAAGTTATGGCATTGTAAAAAGTTTTCAGGGGGATATAAAAATAAAAAGTAAATTCAATGAAGGTACATCATTTATAATAAAGTTACCTATTAATTAA
- a CDS encoding AMP-binding protein, with protein MKDSINNSFFKFSNRKDLIAIKSSEFEISYYSLFNSSTGFSEFLLSYQIGKNDYAAVLTDDQIFFVKSVIALWLIGAVPVPINTKLLDSEIEQILNDHQIKFLISDRTTFSFVSPPDTEIILINNGSKKPTLNTDLKIPEEVNEAVVIFTSGSSGKPRGVVHTFSSLISNIENANSIFKHQEKDKWLASLPFYHIGGFQIICRSLFFGCTLITSKSIQTDDLAESILSFNPTHLSFVSTQLKRMLDKKISPGNSLRVSLIGGGFIDDELLIKAGKLGWKPYRVYGSSETGSMITAISGNEIEIKPLSSGKPFKDVQIKISDNSELLIKSGSLFKYYLNDKKETTEKLINGFYYSGDIGFIDNDGYLFIEARRNDLIITGGENVNPVEVEKVIQKIDGVKEVCVFPQQNKIWGQIVACALVTDDESINETKIKDFLKPLIAGYKIPKKYFFTTELPKTILGKFEREKIRKIFK; from the coding sequence GTGAAGGATTCAATAAACAATAGCTTTTTTAAATTTTCCAATAGGAAAGATTTAATAGCAATTAAGAGTTCGGAATTTGAGATATCATATTATTCACTTTTCAATTCTTCTACCGGTTTTTCAGAATTTCTACTATCATATCAGATTGGCAAAAACGATTATGCTGCTGTTTTAACAGATGATCAGATATTTTTTGTTAAAAGTGTAATCGCACTTTGGTTAATAGGCGCAGTACCTGTTCCAATCAATACAAAATTACTTGATTCCGAAATTGAGCAAATACTTAATGATCATCAGATAAAATTTTTAATATCCGATAGAACAACTTTTAGTTTTGTTAGCCCGCCGGATACTGAAATAATTTTAATCAATAATGGCAGTAAGAAACCAACATTAAATACTGATTTAAAAATTCCGGAAGAAGTTAATGAAGCTGTAGTTATCTTTACATCCGGGTCATCCGGTAAACCAAGAGGAGTTGTTCATACTTTCTCATCTTTAATAAGCAATATTGAAAATGCAAATAGTATTTTTAAACATCAGGAGAAAGACAAATGGCTTGCATCACTCCCCTTTTATCATATCGGCGGATTTCAAATAATTTGCCGTTCACTCTTTTTCGGATGCACTTTGATAACATCGAAATCAATTCAAACAGATGATCTCGCTGAATCAATTTTAAGTTTTAACCCGACACACTTATCATTTGTATCAACACAATTGAAAAGAATGCTTGATAAAAAGATATCTCCCGGAAACTCATTAAGAGTTTCTCTAATTGGTGGAGGTTTTATTGATGATGAATTATTGATAAAAGCCGGAAAACTTGGCTGGAAACCTTATCGAGTTTATGGTTCGTCTGAAACCGGATCTATGATAACAGCAATTTCTGGAAATGAAATAGAAATAAAACCTTTATCTTCAGGAAAACCTTTTAAAGATGTTCAAATAAAAATATCAGACAATTCTGAGTTATTGATCAAATCCGGAAGTCTGTTTAAATATTATTTAAATGACAAAAAGGAAACTACCGAAAAATTAATTAACGGATTTTACTATTCAGGCGATATAGGATTTATTGATAACGATGGTTATTTATTTATTGAAGCACGCAGAAATGATCTGATTATTACCGGTGGTGAAAATGTAAATCCAGTTGAAGTAGAAAAAGTTATTCAAAAGATTGATGGAGTAAAAGAAGTATGCGTTTTCCCTCAGCAAAATAAAATATGGGGACAAATTGTTGCGTGTGCATTGGTTACCGATGATGAATCAATAAATGAAACGAAGATTAAAGATTTTTTAAAACCATTAATTGCCGGATATAAAATTCCCAAAAAGTATTTTTTTACTACTGAATTACCTAAAACAATTCTGGGAAAATTTGAACGCGAGAAAATCCGGAAAATATTTAAATAA
- a CDS encoding 1,4-dihydroxy-2-naphthoate polyprenyltransferase, which produces MSEVIKTNSKLQSWILASRPRTLPAAFVPVIVGSSLAYNQGKFYPIYSLIALICSILIQIGTNFTNDLYDHLKGSDTKERKGPQRVLAAGLITVKEMEIGIVIIFSLAFLFGLYLVYSAGIVILLIGILSIIFGLAYTAGPFPLAYNGLGDIFVFIFFGIIGTMGTYYLHLKEFTALALITSLPVGALVTNILIVNNYRDIEEDKKAGKNTLAVLLGKEFSRFEYIFFILLSFFIPFLLYSKYNFGLLIFLPYTTLPIAIMLVKMLFAFNGTQLNKTLELTAKFSALFGFLFSAGIILGK; this is translated from the coding sequence ATGTCTGAAGTAATAAAAACAAATTCAAAATTGCAAAGTTGGATTTTAGCAAGCAGACCAAGAACCCTGCCTGCTGCATTTGTTCCGGTAATAGTTGGTTCTTCGTTAGCATATAATCAGGGAAAATTTTATCCAATATATTCTTTGATTGCATTGATTTGTTCAATTCTTATTCAGATTGGTACAAACTTTACAAATGATCTTTATGACCACCTGAAAGGCTCCGATACAAAAGAAAGAAAAGGACCGCAAAGAGTTTTAGCAGCCGGATTGATAACAGTTAAAGAGATGGAAATCGGAATAGTTATAATTTTCAGCTTAGCATTTCTTTTTGGTTTATACCTTGTCTATTCTGCTGGTATTGTTATCCTGTTAATTGGTATCTTATCAATAATTTTTGGATTAGCCTATACTGCAGGACCATTCCCCCTTGCATATAATGGACTTGGAGATATTTTTGTATTTATCTTTTTTGGTATCATTGGAACTATGGGAACCTATTATTTACATTTGAAAGAATTTACAGCTCTTGCACTTATTACTTCGTTACCAGTTGGTGCATTAGTTACAAATATTTTAATAGTTAATAATTACCGCGATATCGAAGAAGATAAAAAAGCTGGTAAAAACACGCTGGCAGTTTTACTCGGCAAAGAGTTCTCCCGTTTTGAATATATCTTTTTTATTCTGCTTTCGTTTTTTATTCCATTCCTGCTTTACTCTAAATACAATTTTGGATTACTGATCTTTTTACCATACACTACATTACCTATTGCTATTATGCTGGTTAAAATGTTATTTGCTTTTAACGGAACCCAATTAAATAAAACACTTGAATTAACTGCTAAATTTTCTGCTCTGTTTGGTTTCCTTTTTTCTGCCGGAATAATTCTGGGAAAATAA
- a CDS encoding sigma-54 dependent transcriptional regulator has protein sequence MANKILVVDDEEIIRDSLFYILEKEGYQVDKAENGKTAYEKILADHFDLVITDIEMPLMKGTELLEKIKTINFQTSVIIITAFGSLDTAISALRNGASDYILKPVEFDELIIKVQRLFEVKDLLTENKILREEIHRKYDFENIIGKSASIKKVYEMIEAVAETDSTVLISGNSGTGKELVARALHYKSHRKGKPFIAVNCGAISENLIESELFGHKKGAFTGAISDKEGYMKAANGGTLFLDEISEMPPQLQVKLLRAIQEKEYTPVGTTISMPVNARFITTTNRNLEEEVKAGRFREDLYYRINVIDIHLPSLKEREEDIPLLADHFLDKYRKELNKNIKGIDNEAMRAIMSHEWKGEVRELENIIERAVIFCKSDLITIQELPASFKPKTDEYDFSFNGSLDESVRKFERDFILRALESNENNKEKTADTLKVGLSTLYRKLKELDIKI, from the coding sequence ATGGCAAATAAAATTTTAGTTGTTGACGACGAAGAAATAATCAGGGACTCATTATTCTACATTCTTGAAAAAGAAGGTTACCAGGTTGATAAAGCCGAAAACGGTAAAACTGCTTATGAAAAAATTTTGGCTGATCATTTTGATCTTGTTATAACTGATATTGAAATGCCTTTAATGAAAGGCACAGAACTTCTTGAAAAAATTAAAACTATTAATTTTCAAACTTCGGTAATAATAATTACAGCATTTGGATCATTAGACACAGCTATCAGTGCGTTAAGAAATGGTGCAAGTGATTACATCCTAAAACCAGTGGAATTTGATGAATTAATAATCAAGGTACAACGACTTTTTGAAGTAAAAGATCTGCTAACAGAAAATAAGATTCTTCGTGAAGAAATTCATAGAAAATATGATTTTGAAAATATTATCGGTAAAAGCGCCAGCATTAAAAAAGTCTATGAAATGATTGAAGCTGTTGCTGAAACAGATTCAACTGTCTTAATCAGCGGAAACAGCGGCACTGGAAAAGAATTAGTTGCACGTGCATTGCATTATAAAAGTCACAGAAAAGGTAAACCATTCATTGCTGTTAATTGCGGAGCTATTTCTGAAAACCTGATTGAAAGTGAACTTTTCGGACATAAGAAAGGTGCATTTACGGGTGCTATTTCCGATAAGGAGGGTTATATGAAAGCTGCTAACGGCGGAACATTATTTCTTGATGAAATTAGTGAGATGCCTCCACAGCTTCAGGTAAAACTTTTAAGAGCAATTCAGGAAAAAGAATACACACCTGTTGGAACAACTATTTCAATGCCGGTTAATGCGAGGTTCATTACAACAACAAATCGTAATCTGGAAGAAGAAGTAAAAGCCGGCAGATTCAGGGAAGATCTGTATTATCGAATTAATGTCATAGATATTCACCTGCCATCATTAAAAGAGCGTGAAGAGGATATTCCGTTATTAGCGGATCATTTTCTTGATAAATACAGGAAAGAGTTAAACAAAAATATTAAGGGTATTGATAACGAGGCAATGAGAGCAATAATGAGTCATGAATGGAAAGGTGAAGTGCGTGAACTTGAAAATATTATTGAAAGAGCAGTAATATTTTGTAAAAGTGATTTGATAACAATACAAGAATTACCCGCTTCCTTTAAACCAAAAACAGATGAATATGATTTTTCTTTTAATGGCTCACTTGATGAATCTGTAAGAAAGTTTGAAAGAGATTTTATTCTTCGTGCACTAGAGAGTAATGAAAATAATAAAGAGAAAACTGCCGATACATTAAAAGTCGGACTATCAACTCTTTACAGAAAACTAAAGGAATTAGACATTAAAATTTAA
- a CDS encoding YbaN family protein, with product MAKEQISNLKTLPVIYKYAYFVSGILLVAIGIIGIFLPVLPTTIFLILASACFVKSSPKVNEWLRNHKILGTLLKNYQDKTGLTIKSKVIHIIFLWVSILVSAFILTESLPIKLLLFAIALGVSIHLIMIKTKRV from the coding sequence ATGGCAAAAGAACAGATATCAAACCTCAAAACCTTACCGGTTATCTATAAATATGCATACTTTGTCAGCGGTATTTTACTGGTTGCTATCGGAATAATTGGTATCTTCTTGCCTGTTTTACCCACAACTATTTTTCTGATACTCGCCTCTGCGTGTTTTGTAAAAAGTTCTCCAAAAGTGAACGAATGGTTAAGAAATCATAAAATACTCGGGACATTATTAAAGAACTATCAGGACAAAACCGGGTTAACAATTAAAAGCAAAGTTATTCATATAATTTTTCTGTGGGTTAGTATCTTAGTTTCAGCATTCATATTAACCGAAAGTTTACCGATAAAACTGCTTCTGTTTGCAATAGCTCTTGGTGTTTCTATCCACTTAATAATGATTAAAACAAAAAGAGTCTGA
- a CDS encoding c-type cytochrome — protein sequence MKNILVYFGLIITVVALYGFAYVVSEQADGDGKKVFIDNKCQMCHTVSSAGIESKKSDASDLSTVGKDNTAEFLTKYLKKEAKLNDKDHKSSFKGSDEDLKVLVNWLLTLKGE from the coding sequence ATGAAAAATATATTAGTTTATTTTGGTTTAATAATAACAGTAGTTGCCTTATATGGATTTGCTTATGTAGTATCTGAGCAAGCTGACGGCGATGGCAAAAAGGTATTTATTGATAACAAATGCCAAATGTGCCACACAGTTAGTTCTGCAGGCATAGAGTCAAAAAAATCAGATGCTTCAGATCTTTCTACGGTAGGAAAAGACAATACTGCTGAATTTTTAACAAAATACTTGAAAAAAGAAGCTAAGTTAAACGATAAAGATCATAAATCATCATTTAAAGGAAGTGATGAAGATCTTAAAGTTTTAGTTAACTGGTTATTAACACTTAAAGGAGAATAA